A portion of the Homalodisca vitripennis isolate AUS2020 chromosome 2, UT_GWSS_2.1, whole genome shotgun sequence genome contains these proteins:
- the LOC124355996 gene encoding procathepsin L-like, producing MIEQPSDTCRYDPKNKGATDNGFVDITSGSEKALQKAVATVGPISVAILAKHTSFKHYKSGVYKDPDCSLIVLDHGVLAVGYGSAKKGGAYWLVKNSWGSNWGMNGYVMMARNFHNMCGIATMASYPKV from the exons aTGATTGAACAACCT agtgACACTTGCCGCTACGACCCCAAGAACAAGGGAGCCACCGACAATGGATTTGTTGACATCACCTCAGGCAGTGAGAAGGCTCTGCAGAAGGCTGTGGCTACGGTTGGGCCGATCTCAGTCGCCATTCTGGCTAAACACACTTCCTTTAAACACTACAAGAGTG GAGTGTACAAGGATCCCGACTGTTCTTTAATAGTTTTGGACCACGGAGTTCTGGCTGTTGGCTACGGCTCAGCCAAGAAGGGCGGCGCCTACTGGCTGGTGAAGAACTCCTGGGGAAGTAACTGGGGCATGAACGGCTACGTCATGATGGCCAGGAACTTCCACAACATGTGCGGTATCGCCACAATGGCCAGCTATCCTAAAGTTTAA
- the LOC124355402 gene encoding piggyBac transposable element-derived protein 4-like isoform X1 has translation MSIYGLPRSRMYWNGNTRVEKVAHVMSRNRWEELKANLHFNNNDHMPLQNDPNKDRLFKIRPLVDALQNKFKNIPIEEQMLCVDEQIVPFKGTSLLKQYNPMKPHKWGYKLFVLCDSKGLIHNFEIYTGRILPATSLPDIGASSNVVLRLVEHLPRNENKFLIYFDNWYSSPALLVTLANIGFQSLGTIRLGRFPGLLFSSDQEMKKKGRGSYEEKEATIDGVKIRAVKWLDNRGVSLASTFESACPINTVQRFDSKGREQIDVTCPKIVTTYNKFMGGVDLLDGLISYYRINLRSRKFYLRFFFHFVDVSIVNGWLLFRRDCQHNGIAKQGVMDLLAFRCEVAESLCNLGADPIKRGRPSTDRVENEFSKKKKKGPCVNIPIPDVRKDGVGHWPSVVEDRQRCKHSFCKQKSSIMCEKCKVHLCLNKGKNCFVDFHL, from the coding sequence ATGAGCATTTATGGTCTACCTAGGAGTAGGATGTATTGGAATGGAAATACACGAGTAGAAAAGGTTGCACATGTTATGTCACGTAACAGATGGGAGGAACTGAAGGCCAACTTGCACTTCAATAACAATGATCACATGCCATTACAGAATGATCCAAACAAAGATAGGCTATTTAAAATCCGCCCACTAGTTGATGctcttcaaaacaaattcaaaaacattcctaTTGAGGAACAAATGCTCTGTGTTGATGAACAGATTGTGCCCTTCAAAGGCACATCTTTACTAAAACAGTACAACCCGATGAAACCCCACAAGTGGGGATACAAACTGTTTGTACTTTGTGACAGCAAGGGTCTGATTCACAATTTTGAGATCTACACTGGTCGCATACTACCTGCTACTTCCCTACCTGACATTGGAGctagttcaaatgttgttttacgacTGGTTGAACACTTGCctcgtaatgaaaacaaattcttaatcTATTTTGATAACTGGTACTCATCACCAGCTCTCTTAGTGACTCTAGCAAATATTGGTTTCCAATCCCTCGGGACCATTCGACTAGGACGATTTCCAGGCTTGTTGTTTTCATctgaccaagaaatgaaaaagaaaggcCGTGGGTCTTATGAGGAAAAAGAGGCAACAATTGATGGGGTAaaaattagggctgtaaaatgGTTAGACAATCGAGGGGTGTCTCTTGCGTCAACTTTTGAGTCTGCTTGCCCTATCAACACTGTGCAACGCTTTGACTCTAAAGGTCGTGAGCAGATTGATGTCACTTGCCCTAAAATCGTTACAACATACAATAAGTTCATGGGGGGAGTGGACCTTCTAGATGGACTTATCAGCTACTACCGAATTAATCTAAGATCTCGGAagttttatttgaggtttttcttCCACTTTGTTGACGTAAGTATTGTCAATGGATGGCTTCTCTTCAGACGAGACTGTCAACATAATGGAATTGCTAAGCAGGGAGTAATGGATTTGCTAGCTTTCCGGTGTGAGGTGGCCGAGTCTCTTTGTAACTTAGGAGCTGACCCAATAAAAAGAGGAAGGCCATCAACAGACAGGGTAGAGAacgaattttcaaagaaaaagaagaaaggtccATGTGTCAATATCCCTATACCAGATGTTAGAAAAGATGGAGTTGGACATTGGCCATCTGTTGTCGAAGATAGGCAGAGATGCAAGCATTCCTTCTGCAAGCAGAAATCATCCATTATGTGTGAAAAGTGTAAAGTTCACCTCTGCCTAAACAAAGGAAAGAACTGTTTTGTGGATTTCCACTTGTAA
- the LOC124355402 gene encoding uncharacterized protein LOC124355402 isoform X2, whose amino-acid sequence MSHCRLRRHNNTTSLLPPDDSEDSLVDDSDEDPDYTPGRDKKNKLALFLNNAASSSDVTDEDEENIPSTSTATKKKIPKKPAPAWNEVNPDNSEKPSPPMLELSNEHVLQSPVDYFKDFFDNDLLTLIATQSNLYSVQKIRINP is encoded by the exons atgTCACATTGTCGACTAAGAAGACATAACAACACAACTTCGCTTTTACCCCCCGATGACAGTGAAGACAGTTTGGTGGATGACTCAGATGAGGATCCAGATTACACCCCTGGCCGTGACAAAAAGAACAAGTTAgccttatttt tgaaCAATGCAGCGAGCTCCAGTGATGTCACAGATGAAGACGAAGAGAACATCCCTTCAACGTCTACAGCcacaaaaaagaagattccaaaaaaaccAGCACCTGCTTGGAATGAAGTGAATCCAGATAACAGTGAGAAACCTTCTCCGCCAATGCTAGAATTAAGTAACGAACATGTACTTCAGTCTCCAGTTGActacttcaaagatttttttgacaATGACCTTTTAACTTTGATTGCTACTCAGTCAAACTTGTATAGTGTCCAAAAAATCCGAATAAACCCTTGA